The following coding sequences lie in one Agrobacterium vitis genomic window:
- a CDS encoding HAD family hydrolase, with protein MQDIESAVFDLDETLLNWDSTAAWILERVRGSGWRFVLAALALPFAGPLIVFPPLRRWGTSVFLWITTFGLSEHALKASFARFADRVNAGKQPRLAWHDKGLAELRHYLNQGSRVAVATGAPLWIAAPLAACIDSRIQVVGSGLHHVLGGWVLSDHCRHERKCIALGGIGFSGRWTAAYTDSFDDLPILMRATRAFAINSSSRKRKKFDANGLNIQYLNW; from the coding sequence ATGCAAGACATCGAGTCTGCTGTTTTCGATCTTGATGAAACATTGCTCAACTGGGATTCAACGGCCGCCTGGATTTTGGAGCGGGTGCGGGGATCTGGCTGGCGCTTTGTGCTGGCGGCATTGGCATTGCCTTTCGCCGGTCCATTGATTGTGTTTCCGCCGCTGCGGCGTTGGGGAACCTCGGTCTTTCTCTGGATCACCACGTTCGGACTTTCCGAACATGCCTTGAAGGCCTCTTTCGCCCGTTTTGCCGACAGGGTTAACGCAGGCAAACAGCCAAGGCTAGCCTGGCATGATAAAGGCCTGGCCGAGCTTCGGCATTATTTGAACCAAGGCAGTCGGGTGGCCGTCGCAACCGGAGCGCCGCTGTGGATAGCTGCGCCGCTTGCAGCGTGCATCGACAGTCGTATTCAGGTGGTTGGATCGGGATTACACCACGTTCTCGGTGGCTGGGTTCTCAGCGATCATTGTCGCCATGAACGAAAATGCATAGCGCTTGGCGGTATTGGATTTAGCGGCAGATGGACTGCGGCCTACACGGACAGCTTTGATGATCTGCCGATTTTAATGCGGGCGACACGGGCGTTTGCCATTAATAGTTCCTCCAGGAAAAGAAAGAAATTCGACGCCAACGGATTGAACATTCAATATTTAAATTGGTGA
- a CDS encoding xylulokinase — translation MAKSDQYVLSIDLGTSGCKVGLVSITGHVVAWAFRSVPLQVIDTIGAEQDPSQWWNAFIEASQDVLSQSAALRENIVAICSSTQGEGTVAVDRDGNVLMNAIIWLDMRGARYLKKEMRGAMKVAGYDAIKLQKWLRLCGGAPALSGKDPAGHMLLIRDAFPDIYEKTYKFLNVLDFFNLRLTGRFCATQDSILTSWVTDNRDVNHIRYDDGLIGASGIDKAKFPDLVRCTDIVGTLLPSVADLLGLSPKTPVVAGAIDNSAAAIGAGTLADYDAHLYMGSSSWISAHVPFKKTSVMDQITSVPCPVSSKYLMIAMQSSGASNIAFLKDRIVFHDDGLIDSEPTPDTYRLLDEIAARTPAGAAGMMYLPWLFGERCPVDDPTLRAGIFNMSMEHNRETLVRAVFEGVALNTRWMMKPVSRFLGRKPEVITMIGGGAMSPAWCQIFADVLGVQIRQPHDPMKANARGAAFIGAVGLGLIQFDEVARHVVIDRVYDPDPATQRLYDERFGIFTELHRRLAPLYKRLNGSKGKIHG, via the coding sequence ATGGCCAAGTCTGACCAATATGTTTTATCGATCGATCTTGGCACCAGTGGCTGCAAAGTCGGATTGGTGTCGATTACCGGACACGTGGTTGCCTGGGCATTCCGGTCGGTGCCGCTCCAGGTAATCGATACGATCGGGGCAGAGCAGGACCCCTCGCAGTGGTGGAATGCCTTCATAGAGGCAAGCCAGGACGTGCTCAGCCAGAGTGCTGCTTTGCGTGAAAACATCGTCGCGATCTGCTCATCTACCCAAGGCGAGGGGACTGTTGCCGTTGACCGTGATGGCAATGTGCTGATGAACGCGATTATCTGGCTCGACATGCGCGGTGCCCGCTACCTGAAGAAGGAAATGCGCGGTGCAATGAAGGTCGCAGGCTATGACGCGATCAAGTTGCAGAAGTGGTTGAGGCTATGTGGCGGTGCCCCGGCTCTGTCCGGCAAGGACCCAGCGGGCCACATGCTGCTGATCCGCGATGCTTTTCCTGATATCTACGAGAAGACCTACAAGTTTCTCAACGTTCTCGATTTCTTCAATCTGCGCCTGACGGGCCGGTTTTGCGCTACGCAGGATTCCATTCTCACCTCCTGGGTGACAGACAACCGCGATGTCAACCATATCCGCTATGACGACGGGTTGATCGGTGCCAGCGGCATCGACAAGGCGAAATTCCCCGATCTCGTCAGGTGTACGGATATCGTTGGAACCCTATTGCCTTCCGTCGCAGATCTGTTGGGCCTGTCGCCAAAAACACCGGTCGTTGCCGGTGCCATCGACAATTCAGCCGCCGCCATCGGCGCTGGAACGCTGGCCGATTATGACGCCCATCTCTACATGGGGTCATCGTCCTGGATCTCTGCGCATGTGCCTTTCAAGAAAACCAGTGTGATGGACCAGATCACATCGGTTCCTTGTCCGGTTTCGTCGAAATACCTGATGATCGCCATGCAATCGAGCGGGGCGAGCAATATCGCCTTCCTGAAGGACCGCATTGTCTTCCATGACGATGGCCTAATCGATTCCGAACCAACCCCGGATACCTACAGGCTTCTCGATGAGATTGCCGCCCGCACACCTGCCGGAGCGGCTGGCATGATGTACCTGCCGTGGCTTTTCGGTGAACGCTGCCCGGTGGATGACCCGACCCTTCGGGCCGGGATCTTCAACATGAGCATGGAGCATAACCGCGAGACACTGGTGAGGGCGGTCTTCGAAGGCGTGGCGCTCAATACGCGGTGGATGATGAAGCCGGTCTCGCGTTTTCTTGGCCGCAAGCCTGAGGTAATCACCATGATCGGCGGCGGTGCGATGTCGCCCGCCTGGTGCCAGATCTTCGCGGATGTTCTGGGCGTCCAGATCCGCCAGCCGCATGATCCGATGAAAGCCAATGCACGCGGTGCGGCCTTCATCGGCGCTGTGGGGCTCGGCCTCATCCAGTTCGACGAGGTCGCGCGGCATGTGGTGATCGACAGGGTTTACGATCCTGATCCGGCAACGCAGCGGCTCTACGACGAGCGCTTCGGTATCTTCACGGAACTCCATCGGCGCCTGGCGCCGCTTTACAAACGTCTAAACGGATCAAAGGGCAAGATTCATGGCTAA
- a CDS encoding class II aldolase/adducin family protein: MAKFMAQRQEIADMCRYFADNGYFAGTGGNIGVRVDRKLMAVTPSASDYYTVEAKDVVILDIETLDIVEGDKTPTIEKGLHARMLLMHPNRHASVHTHQPIASAVALLHEILPWPRGSDLGALGPHVALIPYRPSGTGMLAKIFAKSLRPDIFAYLLASHGVICAGADLKTAAGMIRKIEAAAAAHLRERINKHVNLDRQLQAFILNVLDKAETKGA; encoded by the coding sequence ATGGCTAAATTCATGGCCCAGCGGCAGGAGATTGCCGATATGTGCCGCTATTTCGCGGATAATGGCTATTTTGCCGGAACCGGCGGCAATATCGGCGTCCGCGTCGACAGAAAATTGATGGCGGTTACCCCCTCGGCCTCCGACTACTACACGGTCGAGGCGAAAGACGTGGTGATCCTCGATATCGAGACCCTTGACATAGTCGAGGGTGACAAGACGCCGACCATTGAAAAAGGACTGCATGCCAGGATGCTCCTTATGCATCCTAACCGTCATGCCAGTGTTCATACCCACCAGCCTATCGCAAGCGCTGTCGCCCTGCTGCATGAAATCCTGCCCTGGCCAAGGGGAAGCGATCTTGGGGCACTGGGTCCCCACGTCGCGCTTATTCCCTATAGGCCGTCGGGCACGGGAATGCTGGCAAAGATTTTTGCGAAGTCCCTGCGGCCCGACATCTTTGCATATCTTCTGGCCAGTCACGGCGTCATCTGCGCGGGGGCCGATCTCAAAACCGCTGCGGGCATGATCCGCAAGATCGAAGCCGCTGCCGCCGCCCATCTGCGCGAACGCATCAACAAACACGTCAATCTGGATCGGCAACTCCAGGCGTTCATTCTGAACGTTCTGGACAAGGCTGAGACCAAGGGAGCTTGA
- a CDS encoding SDR family NAD(P)-dependent oxidoreductase: MHFSGKIILIVGASSGMGRVLALRLAGEGARVIVTARREPMLIELAEDIRSAGGDCLAIAADATDAAAAADVVKTVIDHYGRIDMIYLNAGGAPALDMRLMSASDVNACMRLNYDVVVNYLFPVLKQMMKQGGGYVAHTNSLAGFLGVPLQGPYSAAKGAAMLLIDTCRIEFARYGIKFTTVYPGFVATEATAADGMPAPLEISADKAVDHILYALRNEKADYLFPFTMRWLIRLAHILPKPLTLWILGKSMPALPEIGHTQPIST; the protein is encoded by the coding sequence ATGCATTTTTCAGGAAAAATTATTTTGATCGTCGGCGCTTCCTCCGGCATGGGGCGAGTGCTTGCCCTGCGGCTTGCAGGCGAGGGTGCCAGGGTGATCGTTACGGCGCGGCGCGAGCCGATGCTCATCGAACTGGCCGAGGATATCCGTAGCGCCGGTGGTGATTGCCTCGCCATCGCGGCTGATGCAACCGATGCGGCGGCCGCCGCCGATGTGGTGAAAACGGTGATCGATCACTATGGCCGGATCGACATGATCTATCTGAATGCAGGGGGTGCTCCGGCCCTGGATATGCGGCTGATGAGCGCCAGTGACGTCAATGCCTGCATGCGTTTGAATTACGATGTCGTGGTCAACTACCTCTTCCCGGTTTTGAAACAGATGATGAAACAGGGCGGCGGCTATGTCGCCCATACCAATTCGTTAGCCGGGTTTCTCGGCGTGCCGCTTCAAGGCCCTTATTCAGCAGCCAAGGGAGCGGCGATGCTGCTCATTGACACCTGCCGCATCGAATTTGCCCGCTATGGCATCAAGTTCACCACCGTTTATCCGGGGTTTGTCGCCACTGAGGCAACAGCTGCTGATGGGATGCCAGCGCCCCTTGAGATTTCGGCGGACAAGGCCGTTGACCACATCCTGTATGCGCTAAGGAATGAGAAGGCGGATTATCTGTTCCCTTTCACGATGCGCTGGTTAATCCGGCTGGCCCATATTCTGCCCAAGCCACTAACGCTGTGGATTTTGGGCAAGTCGATGCCAGCGCTACCCGAGATCGGACATACACAACCGATATCGACCTGA
- a CDS encoding DUF1501 domain-containing protein, protein MLCENLSPTRRAVLGTSGALFAWAFMPRFAHAAGGRDPRFVTIILRGALDGLTAVPPIGDPDYEGLRQSIALRLDGDKPVLPLDGFFGLHPSMPNFQRLFRANQAAVVHASATAYRERSHFDGQDVLESGFPTPGHVETGWMNRLLEGLPAGDKIAPGAAERVQGLSVGATAPLVIRGKAPVLGWAPSVLRPADGDLAPRLMDLYGRTDPMLSKLLIEGIQTGKIASGLDMKSKGGPGDPNGMEQMARGAARLLAQPDGPRVAALAFEGWDTHAQEIDRLAKLLAGLDKSIAAFEQELGPAWKDTAIIVATEFGRTARINGTDGTDHGTGTTAFLAGGAVRGGRVITDWPGLKQNQLFEGRDLAATTDIRAVIKGMAVDLLGASAGHLASVVFPGSESVQPMKGLIV, encoded by the coding sequence ATGCTGTGCGAAAACCTCTCCCCCACCCGCCGCGCCGTTCTCGGCACATCCGGCGCCTTGTTTGCCTGGGCCTTCATGCCCCGCTTTGCCCATGCGGCTGGCGGACGCGATCCCCGCTTCGTCACCATCATCCTGCGCGGCGCGCTGGATGGGCTGACCGCCGTTCCGCCGATCGGCGATCCCGATTATGAGGGCCTGCGCCAGTCGATTGCGCTGAGGCTCGATGGAGACAAGCCGGTGCTGCCGCTCGACGGCTTTTTCGGATTGCATCCCTCGATGCCGAATTTCCAACGCCTGTTCCGCGCCAATCAGGCCGCCGTGGTGCATGCCAGTGCCACCGCCTATCGTGAGCGCTCGCATTTCGACGGACAGGATGTGCTGGAATCCGGTTTTCCGACGCCAGGCCATGTCGAAACCGGCTGGATGAACCGACTTCTGGAGGGATTGCCAGCCGGTGACAAGATCGCTCCCGGTGCGGCGGAACGGGTGCAAGGCCTTTCCGTTGGGGCAACCGCACCCCTCGTCATTCGCGGCAAGGCACCGGTGCTCGGCTGGGCGCCGTCCGTGCTCCGACCCGCTGACGGCGATCTCGCGCCGCGCCTGATGGATCTTTATGGCCGTACGGACCCGATGCTCTCGAAGCTTCTGATTGAAGGCATCCAGACCGGCAAGATCGCCTCCGGCCTCGACATGAAGTCGAAAGGTGGCCCCGGCGATCCGAACGGCATGGAGCAGATGGCCCGAGGCGCTGCCCGGTTGCTGGCACAACCGGATGGCCCGCGTGTCGCAGCACTTGCCTTCGAGGGTTGGGACACCCACGCACAGGAAATTGACCGGCTGGCAAAGCTTCTGGCTGGCCTCGACAAGTCTATTGCCGCTTTCGAACAGGAACTTGGACCCGCATGGAAGGATACGGCAATCATCGTTGCAACGGAGTTCGGTCGCACGGCACGGATCAACGGCACTGACGGAACCGACCACGGCACCGGCACGACCGCCTTCCTCGCTGGCGGTGCCGTGCGGGGTGGCCGCGTCATCACCGACTGGCCGGGGCTGAAGCAGAACCAGCTGTTCGAAGGCCGGGATCTCGCCGCCACCACCGACATCCGCGCCGTCATCAAAGGCATGGCGGTCGATCTTCTTGGTGCCAGTGCCGGTCATCTGGCCAGTGTTGTGTTTCCAGGTTCGGAAAGTGTTCAGCCCATGAAGGGCTTAATCGTCTAA
- a CDS encoding aminotransferase class III-fold pyridoxal phosphate-dependent enzyme yields MNMAARNSELSYSISAWPDNKDLMDRLNALLKQPPKGISKANMPKVLDYFEQKCQTSKAWAARAAEVIPGGVQHNLAFNYPFPIAATKVDGAYMWDADGNRYTDFLQAGGPTLLGSNYLPVREKVHQLIDECGPVTGLLHEYEFKLAEIIRKYMPGIEMFRMLGSGTEACMGAIRLARAHTGKKWVIKVGGDYHGWSDQMVYGMRVPGTGRREATGIPKGVTGYTQEVFPNEIGTLRRKLMLNRIRGGTAAVILEPLGPESGTRPVTPEYNREVRKLCDEFGALLIFDEVVTGFRVGMGGAQGYFNVTPDITVFGKCLTGGYLMAGGIGGRKDIMMTLVGGIGTSSKRAFVGGTLSANPLSCVAGYYAIEEMARTNAPVVAGRAGDRLAKGLKEILNRLGLPYVVYNMGSIVHLQTSAVLLMSMRNPIKLMREANPRKHLMEEMGAAYMAHGILTLAGSRIYTSMADTDEVIDDALERFETVFRLV; encoded by the coding sequence ATGAACATGGCAGCTCGTAACTCGGAACTTTCCTACAGCATCAGTGCCTGGCCGGATAACAAAGATCTCATGGACCGGCTGAATGCCCTGCTGAAGCAACCGCCCAAAGGCATTTCCAAGGCCAATATGCCGAAGGTGCTCGATTATTTCGAACAGAAATGTCAGACCTCCAAGGCCTGGGCCGCACGGGCGGCGGAGGTCATTCCGGGCGGGGTCCAGCATAACCTCGCCTTCAATTATCCGTTTCCCATTGCGGCCACCAAAGTCGATGGCGCCTATATGTGGGATGCGGACGGCAATCGCTATACCGATTTTCTGCAGGCGGGCGGACCGACATTGCTCGGCTCCAACTATCTGCCGGTGCGCGAAAAAGTGCATCAACTGATCGATGAATGCGGTCCGGTGACGGGCCTCCTTCACGAATACGAATTCAAGCTGGCCGAGATTATCCGCAAATATATGCCGGGCATTGAAATGTTCCGCATGCTCGGCTCCGGCACGGAAGCCTGCATGGGGGCCATCCGTCTGGCCCGTGCTCACACCGGCAAGAAATGGGTGATCAAGGTTGGCGGCGACTATCATGGCTGGAGCGACCAGATGGTCTACGGCATGCGTGTGCCCGGTACCGGTCGGCGCGAAGCAACGGGCATTCCGAAAGGTGTCACGGGTTATACTCAGGAAGTCTTCCCCAATGAGATTGGCACGCTCCGGCGCAAGCTGATGCTGAACCGTATTCGCGGTGGCACGGCAGCGGTTATTCTTGAGCCTCTGGGGCCGGAAAGCGGCACGCGGCCTGTGACGCCCGAATACAACCGCGAAGTTCGTAAACTCTGCGACGAATTCGGCGCTTTGCTGATCTTCGACGAAGTAGTCACCGGTTTTCGTGTCGGCATGGGTGGTGCGCAAGGCTATTTCAACGTGACGCCTGATATTACCGTGTTCGGCAAGTGCCTCACCGGGGGTTATCTGATGGCTGGCGGGATCGGCGGTCGCAAGGACATCATGATGACGCTGGTCGGGGGTATCGGCACCTCGAGTAAGCGCGCCTTTGTCGGCGGCACGCTTTCGGCCAATCCGCTGTCTTGCGTTGCTGGTTACTATGCGATCGAGGAGATGGCGCGCACCAATGCGCCGGTTGTTGCCGGACGAGCTGGCGACCGTCTGGCCAAGGGGTTGAAGGAGATCCTCAACCGGCTCGGCCTTCCCTATGTGGTCTATAATATGGGCTCCATCGTTCATCTCCAAACGTCCGCTGTGCTGTTGATGAGCATGCGCAACCCGATCAAGCTGATGCGCGAGGCCAATCCCCGTAAACACCTGATGGAAGAGATGGGTGCAGCCTATATGGCGCACGGCATCCTGACCCTGGCGGGTAGCCGCATCTATACGAGCATGGCGGACACCGATGAGGTGATCGACGATGCCCTTGAGCGTTTTGAAACCGTTTTCCGTTTGGTGTGA
- a CDS encoding AraC family transcriptional regulator: MKTVDARYVTANIPAFLIRSLVMTLTDFGLDASRLTAGLGIPMEDLADPACRVSFRQGREAILRAMKMTKGKALGLETGIREKITSVGLVGYVMVTAATVGDAVKLGLDLQKDTGSMLEFDTKESPEGVVVTAASRFHDPDIYVFLVEEAFASFMGVAHGLVGESFKPVRVDFAYPAPAHTEAYQRVFGCPVRFGQMENAFIYDAAWYKQPLLTSDPLSHRQLLEFMAYNRARSREAAEIIESVERVLRQKLHSRTHISKVARALGMSERTLRRRLAESGVSFQSLLDDLRKNRTLELLGNRNMSVEQIAFAVGFSDPHNFRRAFRRWTGTTPGALRADLSPI; the protein is encoded by the coding sequence ATGAAGACAGTCGATGCGCGTTACGTGACTGCCAATATCCCGGCGTTTCTCATTCGCAGCCTCGTGATGACGCTCACGGATTTCGGTCTCGACGCCTCGCGATTAACGGCTGGTCTTGGCATTCCCATGGAGGATCTTGCCGACCCAGCCTGTCGGGTTTCTTTTCGCCAGGGACGTGAGGCGATCCTGCGGGCCATGAAAATGACCAAGGGCAAGGCGCTTGGATTGGAGACCGGGATTCGCGAAAAGATTACCTCTGTGGGCCTGGTCGGTTATGTGATGGTGACAGCAGCGACTGTGGGTGACGCGGTCAAGCTTGGCCTTGATCTGCAAAAAGATACCGGCAGCATGCTGGAATTCGACACAAAGGAAAGTCCGGAGGGTGTCGTCGTCACGGCGGCGAGCCGTTTTCACGATCCCGACATCTATGTTTTCCTGGTGGAAGAGGCTTTTGCCAGTTTCATGGGGGTCGCCCACGGCCTTGTCGGGGAGAGTTTCAAGCCGGTCCGGGTCGACTTTGCTTACCCTGCGCCAGCGCATACGGAAGCATATCAACGGGTTTTCGGCTGTCCGGTCCGATTTGGCCAGATGGAAAACGCCTTCATCTATGATGCCGCCTGGTACAAGCAACCGCTGCTGACATCCGATCCTCTTAGCCATCGCCAGCTTCTTGAATTCATGGCCTATAACCGCGCCCGAAGCCGCGAGGCGGCTGAAATCATCGAATCCGTCGAAAGGGTCCTGCGACAGAAGCTGCACAGCCGCACGCATATTTCCAAGGTGGCCCGTGCGCTTGGCATGAGCGAGCGCACCTTGCGTCGCAGACTTGCCGAGAGCGGGGTTTCCTTCCAATCGCTTCTGGATGATCTTCGCAAGAACCGCACGCTCGAACTGTTGGGCAACAGGAACATGTCTGTCGAGCAGATCGCATTTGCGGTCGGATTTTCGGACCCTCATAATTTCCGGCGAGCTTTCCGCCGTTGGACTGGCACCACGCCTGGCGCGCTTCGTGCGGATCTATCGCCTATTTGA
- a CDS encoding alpha-hydroxy-acid oxidizing protein → MQQNFGDFQNEIYLAGLSGKMPLLPVDFASLETQAREAMSPSVWSYVSGGCGDEFTQRNNVEAFNGYGIVPRMCNGAAKRDMSVPLFGRTLPAPVFLSPIGVIGLCSADNHGDLRVAEAAAKTGVPMMASTLSQDPMEEVAKALGDAPGYFQLYTPRDRDLALSFISRAQSAGFEALVVTLDTWVTGWRPRDLNSANFPQLRGLCLANYVSDPYFTKRLKKPVAEDPAAAIFEWVNIFGHIMTWEDLKWIREATRLPIVLKGICHPDDARRAADAGIDAIQCSNHGGRQANGGIAAISMLDDVIRAVPDIPVLFDSGVRSGTDVAKALAMGAAAVGIGRSYAYALAAGGTEGVIHHLRCMLAEADLLMAVNGYPTITDLRNAGVRPTR, encoded by the coding sequence GTGCAGCAAAATTTTGGAGACTTTCAAAATGAGATCTATCTTGCCGGGTTGAGCGGCAAGATGCCACTCTTGCCAGTGGATTTCGCCAGTTTGGAGACACAGGCGAGAGAGGCGATGTCACCCTCCGTCTGGAGTTATGTTTCCGGTGGCTGTGGAGACGAATTTACCCAGCGCAATAATGTCGAGGCATTCAACGGCTATGGCATCGTTCCGCGCATGTGCAACGGCGCGGCAAAGCGTGACATGAGCGTTCCTCTGTTCGGCAGGACATTGCCGGCTCCCGTCTTTCTAAGTCCTATCGGTGTGATTGGCCTTTGCTCGGCCGACAATCATGGTGATCTGCGTGTGGCCGAAGCTGCCGCGAAAACCGGTGTGCCGATGATGGCTTCGACGCTATCGCAAGATCCGATGGAAGAGGTTGCCAAAGCACTCGGTGATGCGCCCGGTTACTTCCAACTCTATACGCCCCGCGACCGTGATCTTGCCTTGAGTTTCATTTCGCGGGCGCAAAGCGCCGGATTTGAAGCCCTGGTCGTGACACTGGATACCTGGGTGACAGGCTGGCGGCCGCGCGACCTGAACTCCGCCAACTTTCCGCAGCTACGGGGTCTTTGCCTTGCCAATTATGTCAGTGATCCCTATTTTACCAAACGGCTGAAGAAGCCTGTTGCGGAGGATCCGGCTGCGGCGATCTTCGAGTGGGTGAATATATTCGGCCACATCATGACCTGGGAGGATCTGAAATGGATCCGAGAGGCGACCCGCCTGCCCATCGTCCTGAAGGGAATTTGCCACCCGGATGATGCGCGCCGCGCGGCCGATGCCGGCATTGACGCAATCCAATGTTCCAACCATGGCGGGCGGCAGGCCAATGGCGGAATTGCGGCGATTTCGATGCTGGACGATGTTATTCGAGCAGTCCCGGACATCCCCGTCCTGTTCGATTCGGGTGTCCGAAGCGGTACCGATGTCGCCAAAGCGCTGGCGATGGGGGCGGCGGCTGTGGGTATTGGCCGTTCCTACGCTTATGCGCTGGCGGCTGGTGGCACCGAAGGCGTCATACACCATTTACGTTGCATGTTGGCGGAAGCCGATCTTCTCATGGCTGTCAATGGTTACCCTACGATTACCGACCTCAGAAATGCTGGGGTCCGACCGACGCGGTAA
- a CDS encoding NAD-dependent epimerase/dehydratase family protein, which translates to MQETMLVTGGSGFVASHLILQLLEMDATVHATVRSLRNVAKIKPLTDMQARFPGKLTLYEADLLIPGSFDAAMAGCSTIFHVASPFKLPEKIKDGQREMVEPALQGTRNVLGSVNRTESVRRVVMTSTIGAIFGDYIDVRSMKNNTVAEEYFNTSSNVQNNPYHYSKVLAEKEAWRIQGEQSRWSLTTINPGMILGPSLTPASESGSLFLLDEMFKGYFFYGMPDLSLACVDVRDVAQAHIRAALNPDAKGRYILAENRTRTFLEIAGYARRVHPKPYLLPSWQIPNLVVRLIGPLFGLTQAYMTNHLGIRFALDNRRSQSELGIVYRPFEQTMADHYRGWAQQRRAMA; encoded by the coding sequence ATGCAAGAGACCATGCTCGTCACGGGCGGGAGCGGATTCGTTGCCAGCCATCTCATTCTTCAACTTCTTGAAATGGATGCCACTGTGCATGCCACGGTCAGAAGCCTGCGCAATGTGGCTAAGATCAAGCCGTTGACCGATATGCAGGCCCGCTTTCCGGGGAAGTTGACGCTCTATGAGGCTGATCTTCTTATCCCTGGTTCTTTTGATGCGGCAATGGCTGGCTGTTCAACTATTTTTCATGTCGCATCGCCTTTCAAGCTGCCGGAAAAAATCAAGGATGGACAGCGCGAAATGGTGGAGCCAGCCCTTCAAGGCACCCGCAATGTTCTTGGCAGCGTCAACAGAACCGAAAGCGTCCGGCGTGTGGTGATGACATCGACGATCGGCGCAATTTTTGGCGATTACATCGATGTTCGGTCGATGAAGAATAACACGGTTGCCGAGGAGTATTTCAATACGTCGAGCAATGTTCAAAACAATCCATACCACTATTCCAAGGTTTTGGCGGAAAAGGAAGCCTGGAGAATCCAGGGTGAGCAAAGCCGATGGAGCCTGACCACCATCAATCCCGGCATGATCCTCGGCCCTTCCTTGACGCCTGCTTCTGAATCCGGCTCGCTTTTTCTGCTCGACGAGATGTTCAAGGGATATTTTTTCTACGGCATGCCGGATCTCAGTCTCGCATGTGTGGATGTTCGCGACGTGGCGCAGGCGCATATCCGGGCGGCGCTGAACCCTGACGCAAAAGGGCGTTATATTCTCGCGGAAAACCGTACCAGAACCTTCCTGGAAATCGCCGGTTACGCACGCCGGGTTCACCCCAAGCCCTATCTTTTGCCCTCCTGGCAGATCCCCAATCTGGTGGTCCGGTTGATCGGGCCACTGTTTGGCCTGACGCAGGCATATATGACGAACCATCTCGGCATTCGCTTTGCTCTCGATAACAGGCGCAGCCAATCTGAGTTGGGCATTGTCTACCGGCCATTCGAGCAGACGATGGCGGATCACTATCGCGGTTGGGCGCAACAGCGTCGCGCGATGGCGTAA